The nucleotide sequence TTGCCGGTAGCATTCCTGGTGAAACGATGACGATGCCAATCGCGATCTATGATGCACTTCTCGCTGGGGATCGTGAGCTTGCTAACTTGCTCGTCTTAATAATGACAGTTGTCTCGATCGTGATTATTTATATCGTCAACCGCCTAGAAAAACGAATGATTAAGGAGCGTCAATCATGATCGACGTTAATATCACAAAAGAATGGAACGAATTTCAATTAGATGCCTCATTTCAATTTAAAAAAGGGGTTCTCGGTATTTTAGGACCTTCTGGCTGCGGTAAAAGCTTAACCTTACAAGCCATAGCCGGCCTACAGACGCCTGATCATGGGACAATTACGTTAAATGGACAGACCCTTTTTGATGCAAAATCGAAAGTAAATGTAAAGCCAAAGGATCGTAACATCGGCTATGTTTTTCAAAATTATGCATTGTTTCCGCATTTAACTGTTGCCAAAAACATCGGCTTTGGCCTAAAGAAGGTCAACAAACGAGAACGTCTGCGTCGTGTTGATGAGATGCTAACAAAAATGCAGCTAGATGGCTATGGCAACCATTACCCATCAGAACTCTCAGGCGGCCAGCAACAGCGTGTCGCACTTGCGCGTACGCTAATAACCGAGCCAGAACTGTTATTACTAGACGAACCTTTTTCTGCGCTCGATCAGCACGTCAAACATGCCCTTGAACAAGAGCTCGTATCTCTTCTCAAAAAAAACTTTGATGGAATCGTTCTGCTGGTTACGCACAATATTGAAGAAGCCTATCGCTTATGTGATACGATCGTTATCTATGAAAATGGGAAGACAGTCCAAGTCGGAGAGAAACAAGAAATATTAGAGCGCCCCGCAACGTTAACAGGAGCGCGTCTGATTGGCTGCGATAACATCTTCAAAATCAATACCCTTTCAGAAGAACAACATGAGCTGGTTGTTCAAGTCAATCAACTTCTCATCCGTACAAGCAAAACAGAGCTAGCACCAACACATCTCGGTATTCATGCGCATAAACTCAAGCTCACCGATCAGCGAGATGAAGAGAGAAATCAGTTTTCATGTACACTTGAAACAGTGATTGAAGGTATTAACAGAACGACCATTCACGTCAACTGTCATGGAACAACCATGACAGTTGACGTAGAGAAAGAACAAGCAAATCTACTTCTTCAATCAAACGAGCTATACTTGACGATACCATCTGATAGTG is from Desertibacillus haloalkaliphilus and encodes:
- a CDS encoding sulfate/molybdate ABC transporter ATP-binding protein; this encodes MIDVNITKEWNEFQLDASFQFKKGVLGILGPSGCGKSLTLQAIAGLQTPDHGTITLNGQTLFDAKSKVNVKPKDRNIGYVFQNYALFPHLTVAKNIGFGLKKVNKRERLRRVDEMLTKMQLDGYGNHYPSELSGGQQQRVALARTLITEPELLLLDEPFSALDQHVKHALEQELVSLLKKNFDGIVLLVTHNIEEAYRLCDTIVIYENGKTVQVGEKQEILERPATLTGARLIGCDNIFKINTLSEEQHELVVQVNQLLIRTSKTELAPTHLGIHAHKLKLTDQRDEERNQFSCTLETVIEGINRTTIHVNCHGTTMTVDVEKEQANLLLQSNELYLTIPSDSVFYISKESP